One genomic segment of Ipomoea triloba cultivar NCNSP0323 chromosome 9, ASM357664v1 includes these proteins:
- the LOC116030130 gene encoding B3 domain-containing protein At2g36080-like isoform X1, translated as MIDFFSRHANTLKRQLLSYFFHQHNPRPLSISQTFLLLPILQFDVKTSKPSPRRPAPPPRALRKMPVNHFTPEGFWLTKQHHLPAPSNDNTPCNLAATTASSAGDSNSQFYHHGAAAMFAAQNTGYSFNLNNKNEDEEESEEQQSQAAKEEEEEMTIIPKEPLFEKPLTPSDVGKLNRLVIPKQHAEKYFPLTGQEPGGGGAEKGLLLTFEDECGKTWRFRYSYWNSSQSYVLTKGWSRFVKEKRLDAGDAVVFARHRADAERLFIGWRRRNSSAVQDGNSGISGAGEASTVGGGGGWAPAWHPYPPPATPAAIPYQPNCLHAGSVAGVVPSQTGASGNSKRSVRLFGVNLECEPEPTTADRSVQPGQHQPFQYYANSHASYNHMEMKFSRDVNQMRFQQG; from the exons atgattgattttttttcccgtCACGCAAATACCTTAAAAAGACAACTACTCTCGTACTTCTTTCACCAACATAACCCCCGCCCACTCTCTATTAGTCAAACTTTTCTGCTACTTCCAATACTTCAATTCGACGTCAAAACTTCTAAACCATCGCCGCGCCGCCCGGCCCCTCCGCCGCGAGCTCTGAGAAAAATGCCTGTCAACCATTTCACTCCGGAAGGATTCTGGTTAACTAAACAACACCATTTACCGGCGCCGTCTAACGACAACACTCCCTGTAACCTCGCCGCGACGACGGCGTCCTCCGCCGGGGATTCGAATTCTCAATTCTACCACCACGGCGCCGCCGCTATGTTTGCGGCGCAAAACACGGGGTATAGTTTCAACCTGAACAACAAGAATGAAGACGAGGAAGAGTCCGAGGAACAACAAAGCCAGGCGGCtaaggaagaggaggaggaaatGACGATAATACCCAAAGAGCCCTTGTTCGAGAAGCCATTGACTCCCAGCGACGTGGGGAAGCTCAACCGCCTCGTTATCCCCAAACAGCACGCCGAGAAATACTTCCCGCTCACTGGCCAAGAacccggcggcggcggcgccgaaAAAGGCTTGCTATTAACCTTCGAAGACGAGTGCGGGAAAACGTGGCGGTTCCGGTACTCCTATTGGAACAGCAGCCAAAGCTACGTGCTCACTAAAGGCTGGAGCCGTTTCGTGAAGGAAAAACGGCTCGACGCCGGAGACGCCGTGGTGTTCGCGCGCCACCGCGCCGACGCCGAGCGGCTCTTCATCGGCTGGAGGCGGAGAAATAGCTCGGCGGTGCAAGACGGAAATAGTGGGATTAGTGGGGCCGGTGAGGCGAGCACGGTTGGTGGTGGCGGTGGGTGGGCCCCAGCATGGCATCCTTATCCACCACCGGCTACTCCTGCAGCTATTCCATACCAACCTAACTGTCTTCATGCAG gaTCGGTAGCAGGTGTGGTTCCGAGCCAAACGGGTGCGAGTGGGAATTCAAAAAGATCAGTGAGACTGTTTGGGGTGAACTTGGAGTGTGAACCGGAGCCAACCACAGCAGACAGGTCGGTTCAACCCGGCCAGCACCAACCGTTCCAGTATTACGCCAACTCCCATGCTTCCTACAATCACATG
- the LOC116030130 gene encoding B3 domain-containing protein At2g36080-like isoform X2 translates to MIDFFSRHANTLKRQLLSYFFHQHNPRPLSISQTFLLLPILQFDVKTSKPSPRRPAPPPRALRKMPVNHFTPEGFWLTKQHHLPAPSNDNTPCNLAATTASSAGDSNSQFYHHGAAAMFAAQNTGYSFNLNNKNEDEEESEEQQSQAAKEEEEEMTIIPKEPLFEKPLTPSDVGKLNRLVIPKQHAEKYFPLTGQEPGGGGAEKGLLLTFEDECGKTWRFRYSYWNSSQSYVLTKGWSRFVKEKRLDAGDAVVFARHRADAERLFIGWRRRNSSAVQDGNSGISGAGEASTVGGGGGWAPAWHPYPPPATPAAIPYQPNCLHAGVVPSQTGASGNSKRSVRLFGVNLECEPEPTTADRSVQPGQHQPFQYYANSHASYNHMEMKFSRDVNQMRFQQG, encoded by the exons atgattgattttttttcccgtCACGCAAATACCTTAAAAAGACAACTACTCTCGTACTTCTTTCACCAACATAACCCCCGCCCACTCTCTATTAGTCAAACTTTTCTGCTACTTCCAATACTTCAATTCGACGTCAAAACTTCTAAACCATCGCCGCGCCGCCCGGCCCCTCCGCCGCGAGCTCTGAGAAAAATGCCTGTCAACCATTTCACTCCGGAAGGATTCTGGTTAACTAAACAACACCATTTACCGGCGCCGTCTAACGACAACACTCCCTGTAACCTCGCCGCGACGACGGCGTCCTCCGCCGGGGATTCGAATTCTCAATTCTACCACCACGGCGCCGCCGCTATGTTTGCGGCGCAAAACACGGGGTATAGTTTCAACCTGAACAACAAGAATGAAGACGAGGAAGAGTCCGAGGAACAACAAAGCCAGGCGGCtaaggaagaggaggaggaaatGACGATAATACCCAAAGAGCCCTTGTTCGAGAAGCCATTGACTCCCAGCGACGTGGGGAAGCTCAACCGCCTCGTTATCCCCAAACAGCACGCCGAGAAATACTTCCCGCTCACTGGCCAAGAacccggcggcggcggcgccgaaAAAGGCTTGCTATTAACCTTCGAAGACGAGTGCGGGAAAACGTGGCGGTTCCGGTACTCCTATTGGAACAGCAGCCAAAGCTACGTGCTCACTAAAGGCTGGAGCCGTTTCGTGAAGGAAAAACGGCTCGACGCCGGAGACGCCGTGGTGTTCGCGCGCCACCGCGCCGACGCCGAGCGGCTCTTCATCGGCTGGAGGCGGAGAAATAGCTCGGCGGTGCAAGACGGAAATAGTGGGATTAGTGGGGCCGGTGAGGCGAGCACGGTTGGTGGTGGCGGTGGGTGGGCCCCAGCATGGCATCCTTATCCACCACCGGCTACTCCTGCAGCTATTCCATACCAACCTAACTGTCTTCATGCAG GTGTGGTTCCGAGCCAAACGGGTGCGAGTGGGAATTCAAAAAGATCAGTGAGACTGTTTGGGGTGAACTTGGAGTGTGAACCGGAGCCAACCACAGCAGACAGGTCGGTTCAACCCGGCCAGCACCAACCGTTCCAGTATTACGCCAACTCCCATGCTTCCTACAATCACATG